From the genome of Nicotiana sylvestris chromosome 2, ASM39365v2, whole genome shotgun sequence, one region includes:
- the LOC138886162 gene encoding uncharacterized protein, which produces MTALPNFEEGQSTYRPPRFNGQYYGWWITRMHDFIMAEDSELWDVICDGPFVPMKTVGEGTITVPKTRKEYNDAGRKAIEKNFRAKKILVCGIGPDEYNLISTCQSAKEIWEALQTAHEGTTQLKQSKIDILTTEYEIFKMKEDESIQDMHTCFTSIINELHSLGEVIPRNKLLRKMLSVLPGSWESKVNAITEAKDLQKLTIDELIGNLKTYEMKRKKDLERREPKKEKNMVLKAANKDSSSDESDMEYLTRRFQKMIKKMDHYKTSTKKATIRNRVLDRKFKRRDVANNMVKQSLIDWGNSSSESEGENMMVADNGSSEYESIIALMAKSDDDEDKEDDKLRFLDVQRNLKTYSKKKLMSLANVLIDA; this is translated from the exons aTGACTGCTCTACCAAATTtcgaggaaggacaatcaacgtACAGACCACCAAGATTCAATGGCCAATACTATGGTTGGTGGATAACAAGAATGCATGACTTCATTATGGCTGAGGACTCAGAGTTGTGGGATGTAATATGTGATGGACCTTTTGTTCCCATGAAAACTGTTGGTGAGGGAACAATTACAGTcccaaaaacaagaaaagagtacAACGATGCTGGTagaaaggctattgagaagaatTTTAGGGCAAAGAAGATTCTTGTTTGTGGCATCGGACCAGATGAGTACAACCTCATCTCAACTTGTCAGTCTGCTAAGGAGATTTGGGAAGCTCTTCAAACTGCCCATGAGGGAACTACTCAGCTTAAGCAGTCCAAAATTGATATTCTTACTACTGAGTATGAGATTTTTAAGATGAAGGAGGATGAgtctattcaagatatgcacacatGTTTCACCTCCATTATCAATGAGCTTCACTCCCTTGGTGAAGTCATCCCAAGAAACAAGCTACTCCGAAAAATGCTCAGTGTTTTACCAGGTTCTTGGGAAAGTAAAGTGAATGCTATCACTGAAGCCAAGGATTTGCAGAAGCTGACCATTGATGAACTCATTGGAAATCTCAAAACTTATGAGATGAAGAGAAAGAAGGATCttgaaagaagagagcccaagAAGGAGAAGAACATGGTTCTCAAAGCTGCCAACAAGGACTCAAGTAGTGATGAATCCGACATGGAGTATCTCACTCGAAGATTCCAAAAGATGATTAAAAAAATG GATCATTACAAAACCAGCACTAAAAAGGCCACTATAAGGAACCGGGTCCTTGACAGAAAGTTCAAAAGAAGAGATGTTGCTAATAACATGGTGAAGCAATCCCTGATTGATTGGGGAAATTCCTCTAGTGAATCTGAAGGTGAAAATATGATGGTTGCTGACAATGGATCTTCAGAATATGAGTCAATCATTGCACTCATGGCCAAATCCGATGATGATGAGGACAAGGAGGATGATAAGTTACGTTTTCttgatgttcaaagaaatttGAAAACTTACTCTAAGAAAAAATTGATGTCCTTAGCAAATGTGTTGATTGATGCCTAG